A single Parabacteroides timonensis DNA region contains:
- a CDS encoding HU family DNA-binding protein has protein sequence MAILIKAIQRANPRDKNAPKKWYAVQNSTGLVSETKVAELIADETTLNPSEALMSIRQLRKIIQRLMADGHSVKLGDWGTFYPSLNSSVKAKKEDLKATDINCVNINFQPGEELKAAMQKVEFVWIDKLVEGKTNTGGGSGEDDRPVIE, from the coding sequence ATGGCTATATTAATCAAAGCAATCCAGCGTGCTAATCCCAGGGACAAGAACGCTCCGAAGAAATGGTATGCCGTTCAAAACTCTACCGGGTTGGTTTCGGAAACAAAAGTGGCTGAACTTATTGCCGATGAGACGACATTGAATCCTTCGGAAGCGTTGATGTCTATCCGCCAGCTTCGGAAAATAATCCAACGTTTGATGGCAGACGGACATAGTGTGAAACTCGGTGATTGGGGTACATTTTATCCTTCCCTTAATAGTAGCGTAAAGGCGAAGAAAGAAGATTTGAAGGCTACGGATATTAATTGTGTAAATATTAATTTTCAGCCCGGAGAAGAGTTAAAAGCAGCCATGCAGAAAGTGGAATTTGTATGGATTGACAAACTGGTTGAAGGTAAAACGAATACTGGTGGCGGTTCAGGCGAAGACGACCGTCCGGTTATTGAATGA
- a CDS encoding RagB/SusD family nutrient uptake outer membrane protein gives MKTLNKYLFILAGGLVGLSSCNDFLDLEPLDKVTPNNYLWSEADLASYAIKGYDFPAHEEKYTIGSWGNDNGTDNQAKSSYDNKWLPGQWKVPESIKEDDDPWNFKKIRNANYFIETVMPRYNSKSIQGNDNNIRHYIGEVYLQRAWNYFSKLQTLGDFPIIKNTLIDEEGQLIEASKRSPRNEVAHFIISDLDSALMLLSNTAPSGGKNRITRNVALLVKSRVALFEASWLTYHKGTALVPGGPGWPGGEYTGANLDSEIAFFLKECKAASKELADQGLLAQNTDKTSVNQSDTTNRGMSNPYFAQFALEDMNSAPEILLWKRYSFSLGVKHGATSYILNGGNTGFTRQYVETFLCRDGLPIYASPLYKGDKSVKDVETDRESRLNLFMMRPYEHLDKQTNEAGEYNGLSWPYAPAIIDNPEVRSVTGYGLRKGLAADTYYTGGDQRSVEGSPIFRAAEAYLNYIEADCMEKGGNSISAESEAYWNAIRDRANLPDYRITLNATKLDKESDWGVYSAGRQVSPLLYCIRRERRCEMIEEGLRMMDLRRWRALDQVNGFQVEGVNLWGSDLKDAYPKLDKDKNPTGESLLIPEGQPNANVSNLANSGEYLRPYRVISQGNNLMWDGYKWCEAHYLDPIALHHFKYTSSDPNDLGSSVIYQNPGWPLTSSGAIGY, from the coding sequence ATGAAAACATTAAATAAATACTTATTTATATTAGCAGGAGGGCTGGTCGGTCTGAGTTCATGCAATGATTTCTTAGACCTTGAGCCTTTGGATAAAGTAACTCCCAATAATTACTTATGGTCCGAAGCCGACCTGGCATCTTATGCCATCAAAGGGTACGACTTTCCTGCACATGAAGAAAAATATACAATCGGGAGTTGGGGCAATGATAATGGCACTGATAACCAGGCAAAATCAAGTTACGACAACAAATGGCTGCCTGGGCAATGGAAAGTTCCTGAATCAATCAAAGAAGATGATGATCCATGGAATTTCAAGAAAATAAGAAATGCCAACTATTTCATCGAGACCGTAATGCCGCGTTATAATTCCAAGAGCATACAAGGTAACGACAATAACATCAGGCATTACATTGGCGAAGTATACTTGCAGCGGGCATGGAATTATTTCTCCAAATTACAAACATTAGGGGATTTTCCCATTATCAAGAATACATTAATAGATGAAGAAGGGCAATTGATAGAAGCCAGTAAACGCAGTCCTCGTAATGAAGTAGCACACTTCATCATCAGCGACCTGGATTCTGCCCTGATGCTTTTGAGTAATACGGCTCCGTCGGGAGGGAAAAACAGGATTACCCGCAATGTTGCGTTATTGGTTAAATCGAGAGTCGCTTTGTTTGAAGCAAGCTGGCTGACCTACCATAAAGGTACGGCTTTAGTACCCGGTGGTCCCGGATGGCCCGGTGGCGAATACACAGGTGCAAACCTGGACAGTGAGATCGCTTTTTTCCTAAAGGAATGTAAAGCGGCATCCAAAGAGCTTGCAGACCAGGGATTGTTGGCTCAAAATACAGATAAAACTAGTGTCAATCAGTCGGATACGACTAATCGTGGTATGAGCAATCCTTATTTCGCACAGTTCGCTTTGGAAGATATGAATTCGGCTCCCGAAATACTTTTGTGGAAACGGTATAGTTTTTCATTAGGTGTAAAACATGGTGCCACTTCTTATATATTAAACGGAGGTAACACCGGATTCACCCGTCAATATGTAGAAACATTCTTGTGCAGAGACGGCTTGCCAATTTACGCTTCCCCCTTGTATAAAGGAGACAAATCCGTTAAAGATGTAGAAACCGATAGGGAGTCGCGCCTTAACCTCTTTATGATGCGTCCTTACGAACATCTGGACAAACAAACCAATGAAGCCGGAGAATATAATGGACTTTCGTGGCCTTATGCTCCTGCCATCATCGACAACCCGGAAGTAAGATCTGTTACAGGTTATGGTCTGCGCAAAGGTCTGGCAGCTGATACTTACTACACTGGCGGCGATCAAAGATCCGTAGAAGGTTCACCTATTTTCCGGGCTGCCGAAGCATATTTGAACTATATCGAGGCTGATTGCATGGAAAAGGGAGGGAACAGTATATCTGCTGAATCCGAGGCTTACTGGAATGCCATCCGTGACAGGGCTAATTTACCGGATTACCGTATTACACTGAATGCCACAAAACTGGATAAAGAGTCTGATTGGGGTGTATACTCTGCAGGAAGACAAGTATCTCCGTTACTATATTGCATCCGTCGCGAACGCCGTTGCGAAATGATAGAAGAAGGTCTGCGTATGATGGATCTGAGACGTTGGAGAGCCCTGGATCAAGTTAATGGTTTTCAGGTGGAAGGCGTAAACCTTTGGGGATCAGATTTGAAAGACGCATATCCCAAATTGGATAAGGATAAAAACCCCACAGGGGAAAGTCTGCTTATTCCTGAAGGACAACCGAATGCAAATGTTTCCAACCTTGCAAACAGCGGCGAATATTTACGTCCTTACAGGGTCATCAGCCAAGGTAACAATCTTATGTGGGATGGATATAAATGGTGTGAAGCACACTATCTTGATCCGATTGCACTGCATCATTTCAAATATACATCCAGCGACCCTAATGATTTGGGATCTTCTGTGATCTACCAAAATCCGGGATGGCCGCTAACCTCATCAGGAGCCATAGGCTACTAG
- a CDS encoding SusC/RagA family TonB-linked outer membrane protein, which produces MKRENFRGMKNWNVAFALLFLFSAAQSKADTGKGEETLSPTIEESAGLPIAQQNERIIKGIVKDATGETVIGANVSVVGTTIGTVTDVEGNFSLKVPAGATLKISFIGYKDVNVKVTNQQTLDIVLQDDSQALDEVVVVGFGSQKKVNLTGSVSVVDAKELTSRPVTNVSQALQGLVPGMNFSYGSDGNGGEIGQDMKINIRGAGTIGNGSNASPLVLIDGMEGDMNVLNPNDIESISVLKDAAASSIYGSRAPFGVVLITTKKGKAGKVNISYNDNFRWSHAINMPQLPDSYTYAQYMNLAAVNTQEGLLFPAQNLELMLAYQKGEIPSTQTTFANADGKTWNWLGNSNNDWYDIFFGGTAFSQEHSLSINGGSEKFQYYLSGNFMDQTGLISFNPDKLKRYTVTAKINAELFPWLHVNYSTKYMRKDYSKPSTMDNNQYYHDMAKRFPSEPMYDPNGYAQVGLLSQLLYQGKDASQTDWLYQQFQVVLEPVKGWKVFGELNYKTVDGFQHKDVLHLPKHYVDGTEYFEDTNSVAEYAERTNFFNPNVYSDFMKSLESGHNFKVMVGFQAELNKWRKLGASRTDLITEKVPDLNTATGPDKIEIDKDAGDKNQWATAGFFGRLNYDYKERYLVEFNMRYDGTSRFASDKRWNWFPSVSAGWNVAREEFMEPLENTINTLKIRGSWGELGNQNTKALYPYIQTMPFVANDSKSHWLLSNSKFENTAASPELISALLGWETMRSWNIGFDLGMFNNRFNMSFDWFNRKTVNMVGPAPTLPAVLGADVPKTNNADLQSTGFELDLSWRDRIDAVQYGVHVLLSDDRQKVLKYPNEKGLLSTWRTGEYMGEIWGFETIGIAKSDQEMQDHLASLPNGGQSEVGKNWAAGDIMYKDLDGDGTIHKGTTVDNPGDLKIIGNNTPRYKFGLDLDASWKGFDIRVFLQGVLKRDYYIDGNMMFGATGNRWQSGFFKSQMDFYRDADDFWGENHDAYLPRPLFNDQNQKKQSRYLQNAAYCRLKNLQIGYTIPARYTQKARISNLRIFFSAENLFTITSLPDAFDPETLGTGYGANWNDGTSTAKTHPLSQTFSTGLSVNF; this is translated from the coding sequence ATGAAGAGAGAGAATTTCCGGGGAATGAAAAACTGGAATGTGGCCTTTGCCCTTCTTTTTTTATTCTCTGCCGCCCAATCGAAGGCGGACACAGGAAAAGGTGAGGAAACCTTAAGTCCTACTATTGAAGAAAGTGCCGGATTACCTATCGCCCAGCAGAATGAACGAATCATAAAAGGTATTGTAAAAGATGCTACAGGTGAAACGGTTATCGGAGCCAACGTGTCTGTCGTTGGCACAACCATTGGAACTGTAACTGATGTGGAAGGTAATTTCTCCTTGAAAGTACCGGCAGGGGCTACCCTGAAGATTTCGTTTATCGGTTATAAAGATGTAAACGTAAAAGTCACCAACCAACAAACATTAGACATTGTTTTGCAGGACGACTCACAAGCTTTGGATGAAGTCGTTGTGGTTGGTTTCGGTTCACAAAAGAAAGTGAATTTGACAGGATCTGTATCTGTCGTCGATGCCAAAGAACTAACTTCCCGTCCGGTTACAAACGTATCCCAGGCCTTACAAGGCTTAGTGCCGGGTATGAACTTCAGCTATGGTTCTGATGGCAATGGTGGTGAAATTGGTCAGGACATGAAAATTAATATCCGCGGCGCCGGTACTATCGGCAATGGTTCCAATGCCTCGCCATTAGTGTTGATTGATGGCATGGAAGGTGATATGAATGTCTTGAATCCGAATGACATTGAAAGCATTTCCGTTTTGAAAGATGCTGCCGCCTCCTCCATCTACGGTTCACGTGCGCCATTCGGTGTCGTTTTGATCACTACCAAGAAAGGTAAGGCTGGTAAAGTCAACATCAGTTATAACGATAATTTCCGTTGGAGCCATGCCATTAACATGCCGCAATTACCGGATTCATATACCTATGCACAATACATGAACCTGGCAGCTGTCAATACTCAAGAGGGTCTCCTTTTCCCGGCTCAGAATTTGGAACTCATGCTCGCTTATCAAAAAGGGGAAATTCCCAGCACGCAGACAACGTTTGCTAATGCAGACGGCAAGACATGGAACTGGCTGGGTAACTCTAATAACGACTGGTATGATATTTTCTTCGGAGGCACTGCTTTTTCACAGGAACATTCATTAAGTATTAATGGAGGTTCTGAAAAGTTCCAGTATTACCTCTCTGGTAACTTTATGGACCAAACGGGTCTGATCAGTTTTAATCCCGATAAACTAAAAAGATACACAGTAACAGCCAAAATCAACGCAGAATTATTCCCATGGCTGCACGTGAATTACAGCACCAAATATATGCGTAAGGATTACAGCAAGCCGTCCACCATGGATAACAACCAGTATTATCACGACATGGCCAAGCGTTTTCCCTCCGAACCCATGTATGATCCGAACGGTTATGCTCAGGTTGGGTTGCTGTCACAGTTACTTTACCAGGGTAAGGATGCCAGTCAGACTGATTGGTTGTACCAGCAATTCCAGGTTGTACTGGAACCCGTTAAAGGATGGAAGGTATTTGGAGAGTTGAATTATAAGACTGTCGATGGATTCCAACACAAGGATGTATTACATCTTCCCAAACATTATGTAGATGGAACAGAATATTTCGAAGATACCAATTCTGTTGCAGAATATGCCGAAAGAACTAATTTCTTTAATCCGAACGTTTATTCTGATTTTATGAAATCACTGGAAAGCGGCCATAATTTTAAGGTCATGGTGGGTTTCCAGGCCGAACTGAATAAATGGCGTAAACTGGGTGCCAGCCGTACAGATCTCATCACAGAGAAAGTACCCGATTTGAATACGGCCACAGGACCTGATAAAATTGAAATTGATAAGGATGCAGGCGACAAGAATCAATGGGCGACAGCCGGTTTCTTCGGACGATTGAACTATGATTATAAAGAACGCTATCTGGTAGAGTTCAATATGCGTTATGACGGCACTTCCCGTTTTGCTTCCGACAAGCGTTGGAACTGGTTCCCTTCTGTATCCGCCGGCTGGAACGTGGCACGTGAGGAATTCATGGAACCGCTGGAAAACACGATCAACACATTAAAGATACGTGGTTCATGGGGTGAACTTGGTAACCAAAATACCAAAGCGCTTTATCCCTATATCCAGACAATGCCATTTGTAGCCAATGATAGCAAAAGTCACTGGCTGTTAAGCAATAGCAAATTTGAGAACACGGCTGCTTCACCCGAATTGATTTCCGCGCTTTTAGGTTGGGAAACCATGCGTTCATGGAATATCGGCTTCGACCTGGGAATGTTCAATAATCGTTTCAACATGAGCTTTGACTGGTTCAACAGAAAGACTGTAAATATGGTAGGGCCAGCTCCTACTTTACCTGCTGTATTAGGTGCCGATGTTCCTAAAACAAATAATGCCGACTTGCAGTCTACCGGTTTCGAGCTTGACCTTTCATGGAGAGACCGTATTGATGCAGTACAATATGGAGTACATGTGCTTCTTTCAGACGACCGACAGAAAGTCTTAAAATATCCGAATGAAAAAGGATTGCTTTCTACATGGAGAACCGGAGAATATATGGGCGAAATCTGGGGATTCGAAACGATTGGAATTGCCAAGAGCGATCAAGAAATGCAGGACCACCTGGCATCCCTGCCCAATGGCGGACAAAGTGAAGTCGGCAAGAATTGGGCTGCCGGTGATATCATGTACAAAGACCTGGACGGAGACGGAACAATCCACAAAGGAACTACCGTAGACAATCCGGGTGACTTGAAGATTATTGGCAACAACACGCCGCGTTACAAGTTCGGCCTTGACCTGGATGCCTCATGGAAAGGCTTTGATATACGCGTATTCCTGCAAGGTGTATTGAAAAGAGACTATTATATAGATGGAAACATGATGTTCGGTGCTACCGGAAACAGATGGCAATCCGGCTTTTTCAAAAGCCAGATGGACTTTTACCGTGACGCTGATGACTTCTGGGGCGAAAATCACGATGCCTACTTGCCGAGGCCATTGTTCAATGATCAGAACCAAAAGAAACAGAGCCGCTACCTGCAGAATGCCGCCTACTGTCGCCTGAAGAACCTGCAAATAGGATATACCATCCCGGCACGTTATACGCAGAAGGCCAGAATCTCTAATCTGAGAATATTCTTCTCTGCCGAGAACCTGTTTACCATAACTTCACTACCCGATGCTTTCGACCCCGAAACTTTGGGTACAGGATACGGAGCAAACTGGAATGACGGGACTTCTACAGCCAAGACACATCCGCTGTCACAGACATTTTCAACAGGACTTAGTGTTAATTTTTAA
- a CDS encoding glycoside hydrolase family 2 TIM barrel-domain containing protein — protein sequence MKKTLLSIFALCCLGFTQAVSGATDNNQPEWQSQYAIGQNKLAPHAYVWPFENEKALSERDHESSPWYQTLNGKWKFHWTKNPDNRPKDFYKPSFYTGGWADINVPGNWERQGYGTAIYVNETYEFDDPMFNFKKNPPLVPYAENEVGSYRRTFTIPKTWDGRRVVLCCEGVISFYYIWVNGEKIGYNQGSKTPAEWDITDLLQPGENTVALEVYRWSSGSYLECQDMWRLSGIERSVYLYSTPKQYIADYKVISTLDKDTYKNGIFNLDVQIAGKANPGSRITWQLKDADGKTVLKEEADIPAGENNRIAFKEATLPGVTPWSAEHPNLYTLVLSLKDANGKETELTGCRVGFRTSEIKDGRFCVNGVPTLVKGTNRHEHSQLGRTVSRELMLKDISLMKQHNINTVRNSHYPTDPLWYDLCDEYGLYMIDEANIESHGMGYGPESLAKDSTWLPAHMDRTQRMYERSKNHPSIVIWSLGNEAGNGINFERTYNWLKSVEKTRPVQYERAEQNYNTDIYCRMYRSVDVIKEYLNQQEPKIYRPFILCEYVHAMGNSVGGLKEYWDVFENEPMAQGGCVWDWVDQSFREIDKDGNWYWSYGGDYGPKGIPSFDNFCTNGLVNADREPHPHLNEVKKVYQYIKTKLTDERNLTLSIKNWYDFSNLNEYTLHWQLITDNGQIIRQGMETVDCLPHETTTLTLGKTSLPKNCKEVFLNLSWTPKQARPFIPLTHEVAYDQFVLTANKYYQPNYPSFQASALKQNGNTFSNNRVNISFSPETGAMTSYKLDGKELLSTPMTISLYRPITDNDNRDRNGARLWKAAGLDKLTQQTTAFRTGKNSVQTTLALLSDKGEIVATATQHYHITPDGMVKVATTLTPDTAIVKSLARIGLTFEMPAEYAEVSYLGRTGETYVDRIQSGRIAIDHTDAERMFHQYVKPQSTGNRTDMRWAEISNEAGNGLHITASRPWQFSIVPFTDSNIDASTHINQLKRSGTVTVHLDAVQAGVGTATCGPGVLPQYLVPVEETTFEFVIRPMK from the coding sequence ATGAAAAAGACTCTGTTATCTATTTTTGCTCTGTGCTGCTTGGGATTCACCCAGGCAGTTTCAGGCGCAACAGACAACAACCAGCCTGAATGGCAAAGCCAGTACGCAATCGGTCAGAACAAACTGGCCCCTCATGCCTACGTCTGGCCTTTCGAGAACGAGAAAGCCCTCTCCGAACGCGATCACGAGTCGTCCCCCTGGTATCAGACCCTGAACGGGAAATGGAAATTCCACTGGACAAAGAACCCCGACAACCGTCCGAAGGATTTCTACAAACCCTCATTCTACACCGGCGGCTGGGCCGACATCAACGTTCCCGGCAACTGGGAACGCCAGGGCTACGGTACCGCTATCTATGTGAATGAGACCTACGAGTTCGACGATCCGATGTTCAACTTCAAGAAAAATCCGCCTCTCGTCCCTTATGCCGAGAACGAAGTCGGCTCTTACCGTCGCACCTTCACCATTCCGAAGACATGGGACGGCCGTCGCGTCGTTCTCTGTTGCGAAGGCGTTATCTCCTTCTATTATATATGGGTCAATGGAGAAAAGATAGGCTACAACCAAGGTTCGAAAACACCCGCCGAATGGGATATCACCGACCTGCTGCAACCGGGTGAAAACACCGTCGCATTGGAAGTGTACCGCTGGAGTTCCGGCTCGTATCTGGAATGCCAGGACATGTGGCGATTGAGCGGTATCGAACGCAGCGTCTACCTATACAGCACGCCTAAGCAATATATTGCCGATTACAAAGTAATCTCCACCCTCGACAAGGACACCTATAAAAACGGTATCTTCAACCTCGACGTTCAGATTGCAGGCAAAGCCAATCCCGGCTCCCGCATCACCTGGCAACTGAAAGATGCCGATGGCAAAACCGTCCTGAAAGAAGAAGCCGACATTCCTGCCGGAGAAAATAACCGCATCGCTTTCAAAGAAGCGACCCTCCCCGGAGTCACCCCCTGGAGCGCGGAACATCCTAACCTCTACACCCTCGTCCTCTCGCTGAAAGATGCCAATGGAAAAGAAACGGAACTGACCGGATGCCGGGTAGGTTTCCGTACCTCCGAGATCAAAGACGGTCGCTTCTGCGTAAACGGCGTTCCGACATTGGTCAAAGGAACCAACCGCCACGAACATTCGCAACTGGGTCGCACGGTCAGCCGCGAACTGATGCTGAAAGATATCAGCCTGATGAAACAGCATAATATCAACACCGTCCGCAATTCCCACTACCCCACCGATCCGTTGTGGTACGACCTCTGCGACGAATACGGCTTGTATATGATCGACGAAGCCAATATCGAATCGCACGGCATGGGATACGGTCCCGAGTCGCTGGCAAAAGACAGCACCTGGCTGCCGGCACACATGGATCGTACGCAACGCATGTACGAACGTTCCAAGAACCACCCCAGCATCGTGATCTGGTCGCTCGGTAACGAAGCCGGCAACGGTATCAACTTCGAACGTACATACAACTGGTTGAAATCGGTCGAAAAGACACGCCCCGTCCAGTACGAACGTGCCGAACAGAACTACAACACCGACATCTACTGTCGCATGTACCGCAGCGTAGACGTTATCAAGGAATATCTGAACCAGCAGGAACCGAAAATCTACCGTCCTTTCATCCTCTGCGAATACGTGCACGCGATGGGTAACAGCGTAGGCGGCCTGAAAGAATACTGGGACGTGTTCGAAAACGAACCGATGGCACAAGGCGGCTGTGTATGGGATTGGGTGGACCAGTCGTTCCGCGAAATCGACAAGGACGGCAACTGGTACTGGTCGTACGGTGGCGATTACGGCCCCAAAGGTATCCCCAGCTTCGACAACTTCTGTACGAATGGCCTGGTAAATGCCGACCGCGAACCGCATCCGCATCTGAACGAAGTGAAAAAAGTCTACCAGTATATCAAAACAAAACTGACTGACGAACGCAACCTGACCCTTTCCATCAAAAACTGGTACGACTTCAGCAACCTGAACGAATATACCCTCCACTGGCAACTGATAACCGACAACGGCCAGATCATACGCCAGGGAATGGAAACCGTCGACTGTCTCCCGCACGAAACGACCACGCTCACACTGGGTAAAACCTCCCTGCCGAAAAACTGCAAGGAGGTATTCCTCAATCTGAGCTGGACACCCAAACAGGCACGCCCGTTCATCCCGTTGACACACGAGGTAGCTTACGACCAGTTCGTCCTGACAGCCAACAAATACTACCAGCCGAACTACCCGTCATTCCAGGCTTCCGCCCTGAAACAGAACGGCAACACATTCAGCAACAACCGTGTAAATATCTCCTTCTCACCGGAAACAGGTGCGATGACCTCTTACAAGCTCGACGGAAAAGAACTGCTTTCAACCCCGATGACGATCAGCCTCTACCGTCCGATCACCGACAACGACAACCGCGACCGTAACGGTGCACGTCTGTGGAAAGCCGCCGGACTGGACAAACTCACCCAGCAGACAACCGCTTTCCGCACAGGAAAGAACAGCGTACAGACAACGCTGGCACTACTAAGTGACAAAGGCGAGATAGTAGCGACAGCTACGCAGCACTACCATATCACCCCCGATGGCATGGTAAAGGTAGCAACGACCCTTACCCCAGACACAGCCATCGTCAAATCGCTGGCACGTATCGGACTTACGTTTGAAATGCCTGCCGAATACGCCGAGGTATCTTACCTGGGACGTACCGGTGAAACCTACGTCGACCGTATTCAAAGTGGCCGCATCGCCATCGATCATACGGATGCCGAGCGGATGTTCCACCAGTACGTCAAGCCGCAGTCGACCGGCAACCGTACGGACATGCGTTGGGCGGAGATCAGCAACGAGGCTGGCAACGGACTGCACATCACGGCATCACGCCCCTGGCAGTTCAGTATCGTTCCTTTTACCGACAGTAACATTGACGCTTCCACCCATATCAACCAACTGAAAAGAAGCGGTACCGTGACCGTCCATCTGGATGCCGTACAGGCCGGTGTCGGTACAGCTACCTGCGGGCCGGGTGTATTGCCGCAGTATCTGGTTCCGGTAGAAGAGACAACGTTCGAGTTTGTTATTCGCCCAATGAAATAG